Proteins encoded together in one Mobula birostris isolate sMobBir1 chromosome 9, sMobBir1.hap1, whole genome shotgun sequence window:
- the snn gene encoding stannin translates to MSMDHSPTTGVVTVIVILIAIAALGALILGCWCYLRLQRIGQSEDEESIVGEGETKEPFLLVQYSAKGPRVERKAKLTANGSEGHG, encoded by the coding sequence ATGTCCATGGACCACAGCCCCACTACCGGAGTGGTCACAGTAATTGTCATTCTTATCGCCATAGCAGCTCTCGGTGCTTTGATCCTGGGCTGCTGGTGCTACCTGCGCTTGCAGCGAATAGGCCAGTCAGAAGACGAGGAAAGCATCGTGGGGGAAGGAGAAACCAAAGAGCCCTTTCTGCTGGTGCAGTACTCTGCGAAAGGGCCCCGGGTCGAGCGGAAAGCCAAGCTGACAGCGAATGGTTCGGAAGGCCACGGCTAG